From one Dermacentor andersoni chromosome 1, qqDerAnde1_hic_scaffold, whole genome shotgun sequence genomic stretch:
- the LOC140219014 gene encoding uncharacterized protein, whose amino-acid sequence MSGDENCIVNVQNGVVLRPGRTQRFRPKSYQIFDEADAWLDYHQSQQAWPTLKQAGQQAPSKKASFKPAKDQELEPVHQYIGQVSTSYALFAKKSSNYILVQFPSPHCCVAIAVECAHVIHSLLMLSGDVEANPGPEGNAAVLAELQKLNAGQTLLITEIQDLKTQLNTTDQTIASLDKRMADLETHYQTLLHLRNDIEIMQSTTIDQAKKIKELETRLDDAENQSRRNNLIFYGIPDPASAETWAESEKLVIDVCRKNLDITLEPNDIERAHHLGNHSADRIRPVIVKFLSHKTKDALLSNGRKLNDTNYSIGEDFSRTVRHARKQLLVFAKANSNKYSLRFKTLHIGSKRYVFDASSQAVKEIA is encoded by the exons atgagcggcgaCGAGAACTGCATTGTCAATGTGCaaaacggcgtcgtgctcaggccaGGCAGGACACAGCGGTTCCGGCCCAAA TCCTACCAGATCTTCGACGAAGCAGACGCCTGGCTGGACTACCACCAGAGCCAACAAGCATGGCCGACGCTCAAGCAGGCCGGTCAGCAAGCACCATCAAAGAAGGCATCGTTCAAGCCAGCCAAAGACCAAG AATTGGAACCTGTTCATCAGTACATCGGTCAGGTCAGTACATCGTATGCCCTCTTCGCTAAAAAATCCAGTAATTATATTTTGGTGCAGTTTCCGAGCCCGCACTGCTGTGTTGCCATTGCCGTTGAGTGTGCCCACGTAATTCATTCCTTGCTCATGCTATCAGGTGACGTTGAGGCTAACCCTGGTCCTGAGGGCAACGCTGCTGTACTCGCTGAACTACAGAAGCTAAACGCGGGACAGACCCTGTTGATTACGGAAATACAGGACCTCAAAACACAGCTGAACACAACAGACCAAACCATAGCAAGCCTAGACAAACGAATGGCCGATCTCGAAACGCATTACCAAACACTTCTTCACCTCAGAAACGATATTGAAATAATGCAGTCAACCACAATCGACCAAGCTAAAAAGATTAAAGAACTAGAAACACGCCTGGATGACGCGGAAAACCAATCGCGTCGGAATAACCTTATTTTCTATGGCATCCCTGACCCTGCTAGCGCTGAAACGTGGGCTGAGTCAGAAAAACTAGTCATTGATGTTTGCCGCAAAAATCTTGATATAACCTTGGAACCTAACGACATTGAAAGAGCGCATCACCTCGGAAATCATTCAGCCGACCGAATTCGTCCCGTAATCGTAAAATTCCTATCTCATAAAACCAAAGACGCACTGTTATCAAATGGCCGTAAATTGAACGACACAAACTACAGTATTGGAGAGGACTTCTCCCGCACCGTTCGACACGCGCGTAAACAGTTACTAGTGTTTGCCAAAGCCAATTCTAACAAGTACTCCTTGCGCTTCAAAACCCTGCACATCGGCTCAAAACGCTATGTATTTGACGCATCATCCCAAGCCGTTAAGGAAATAGCATAG